In Nerophis ophidion isolate RoL-2023_Sa linkage group LG03, RoL_Noph_v1.0, whole genome shotgun sequence, the following are encoded in one genomic region:
- the lgals3a gene encoding galectin-3 gives MADFSLSDALGDSTPSKAASQGNTNPTPPANNPGWPASAPGAPTQPSAPSGYPGGSGPGAPGQFPFPSGPGAPGHYPGPPSAPGGFPSGPGVPGQFPPAPGAPGQYPSGPGAPGQFPGHYPPEGAPGQLPGGPVPYPAGPFPSGPGAPPGPYSNMPLPGNYPPGGDGMYGPGGPGGYPPPAGPGSYPPPAGPGSFPAFPGGGFPPIPPGSWGSAGGGFPPAPGPFGPGPGPMGPYDGPPAPGGMLMVPYDLPLHAGILPRLVITIVGEPLPGANRFQVDFIKGPDVVFHLNPRFSEQTIVRNSSLGGCWGPEERDGHFPFVPGQRFELKILVEEDSFKVAVDGNHLLEYEHRVGGMEDVTLMRVAGDVVLYSASPSMI, from the exons ATGGCAGATTTCTCT CTGTCAGACGCTTTGGGAGACAGCACCCCCAGCAAGGCTGCATCTCAAGGCAACACCAACCCGACGCCTCCTGCCAACAACCCGGGGTGGCCCGCCTCGGCCCCGGGAGCCCCCACCCAGCCCTCGGCCCCGTCCGGCTACCCCGGCGGATCGGGCCCCGGGGCGCCGGGCCAGTTCCCGTTCCCTTCAGGCCCCGGAGCCCCGGGCCACTACCCGGGACCGCCATCAGCACCCGGTGGCTTCCCATCCGGTCCCGGCGTACCTGGACAGTTTCCTCCGGCGCCAGGGGCTCCAGGGCAGTATCCGTCCGGCCCTGGGGCACCGGGCCAGTTCCCTGGGCACTACCCGCCCGAAGGAGCTCCAGGACAGCTTCCCGGAGGCCCCGTTCCTTATCCAGCTGGACCTTTCCCCTCCGGCCCCGGAGCTCCTCCTGGCCCATATTCAAACATGCCTCTACCGGGTAACTACCCACCTGGGGGTGACGGCATGTACGGACCGGGGGGTCCGGGCGGTTACCCCCCTCCAGCCGGTCCAGGCAGTTACCCTCCCCCCGCCGGTCCAGGCTCTTTCCCGGCGTTCCCTGGTGGAGGCTTCCCCCCGATTCCCCCTGGATCCTGGGGATCTGCAGGTGGAGGTTTCCCACCCGCCCCTGGCCCCTTCGGTCCTGGCCCAGGCCCAATGGGACCTTATGACGGGCCCCCTGCTCCAGGAGGCATGTTG ATGGTGCCATACGATCTGCCACTCCACGCTGGGATTCTGCCCCGTCTTGTCATCACCATCGTCGGGGAGCCTCTGCCCGGCGCCAACAG GTTCCAAGTTGACTTCATCAAAGGTCCAGACGTGGTCTTCCACCTAAATCCCCGCTTCAGCGAGCAGACGATTGTTCGAAACTCAAGCCTGGGCGGATGTTGGGGGCCGGAGGAGCGTGACGGTCACTTCCCCTTTGTTCCAGGTCAACGTTTTGAG CTGAAGATCCTGGTGGAAGAGGACAGTTTTAAGGTGGCCGTGGACGGCAACCACCTGCTGGAGTACGAACACCGCGTGGGCGGCATGGAGGACGTCACCCTGATGCGAGTGGCCGGCGACGTGGTTCTGTACAGCGCCTCGCCCAGCATGATCTGA